A stretch of Imperialibacter roseus DNA encodes these proteins:
- a CDS encoding 4a-hydroxytetrahydrobiopterin dehydratase: MWKEENNKLLREITFKNFVEAFGFMTKVAIEAEKMDHHPNWSNVYNKVTIELTTHSAGNTVTEKDRKLASVIDALLK; encoded by the coding sequence ATGTGGAAAGAAGAGAACAACAAACTTTTACGAGAAATTACCTTCAAGAATTTTGTTGAAGCATTCGGGTTTATGACAAAGGTAGCCATTGAAGCAGAGAAAATGGATCACCACCCTAATTGGAGCAACGTTTACAATAAAGTGACCATAGAGTTGACCACCCACAGTGCGGGCAATACTGTGACTGAGAAGGACAGGAAGCTTGCGAGCGTGATTGATGCGCTCTTGAAATAG